A part of Melittangium boletus DSM 14713 genomic DNA contains:
- a CDS encoding cobalamin B12-binding domain-containing protein produces the protein MDRCPPSGHRHVQLVERYLETQLAGDVRGTLRLLDEALARGTPITELQCQVIQAAQREVGHLWEGNRIGVAREHQASAISQLALAHLFSRAQPEPSRGISVAVACVEGELHELAVRLVADYLELAGFTVSYFGSNLPTGSLVSMLEQEPADVVALSTTMTFNLPALRRTILAVRERLGEQQPILVGGPALADAPGLSTELKVRTAGSSPSELVAGVQAVLRERRH, from the coding sequence ATGGATAGATGTCCGCCATCCGGTCACCGCCACGTCCAGCTTGTCGAGCGCTACCTCGAGACTCAATTGGCGGGCGACGTCCGGGGGACCTTGCGCCTCCTCGACGAGGCGTTGGCGCGTGGCACGCCGATCACCGAGCTGCAGTGCCAGGTCATCCAGGCGGCGCAGCGCGAGGTGGGCCATCTCTGGGAGGGCAATCGGATTGGCGTGGCTCGAGAGCATCAGGCGAGCGCCATCTCCCAGCTGGCGCTCGCCCACTTGTTCTCACGGGCTCAGCCCGAGCCTTCCCGGGGCATCTCCGTGGCGGTGGCTTGCGTGGAGGGGGAGCTCCACGAGCTGGCGGTCCGGCTGGTGGCCGACTACCTGGAGCTGGCCGGCTTCACGGTGAGCTACTTCGGGTCCAACCTGCCCACGGGCAGTCTGGTCTCGATGCTCGAACAGGAGCCCGCGGACGTCGTGGCCCTCTCGACGACGATGACCTTCAACCTGCCCGCGCTGCGAAGAACGATCCTGGCGGTGCGCGAGCGCCTGGGTGAGCAGCAGCCCATCCTGGTGGGAGGCCCCGCGCTCGCCGATGCACCAGGCCTGAGCACCGAGCTGAAGGTGCGGACCGCGGGCTCATCCCCTTCGGAACTGGTGGCTGGCGTCCAGGCGGTGCTGCGGGAACGCCGCCACTAA
- a CDS encoding flavin-containing monooxygenase translates to MDHSGTGTESIHPFDAIIVGAGFAGMYMLYRLRQLGLSVRVYEAGSGVGGVWFWNRYPGARCDIESMNYSYSFSHELEQEWKWTEKYATQPEILRYINHVADRFSLREDIQFKTRVSASVFNEATNRWEIQTDDGARASARFLIMATGCMSAVNVPDFKGLESFQGKAWHTARWPEEGVDFTGQRVGVIGTGSSGIQVIPKLAEQAAHLFVFQRTPSFSVPARNAPIDPVYESWMKANYADYRRRARETRAGVVMEVNPKSALEVSPEEREREYMARWEKGGTAFLATFSDVMARREANETAAEFVRSQIRATVRDPAVAAALSPSGYPLGTKRLCVDTGYYETFNRDNVTLVDVKLSPLEEITPRGLRTRSAEYELDSIVFATGFDAFTGALCNIDIRGRGNASLKQKWAGGPRTYLGLAIAGFPNLFTITGPGSPSVFSNTLVSIEQHVEWITGCITHLRERHLERIEATVEAEDGWVAHVKEVADRTLYPLANSWYMGANIPGKTRVLMPYAGGVGAYRKKCEEIAAQGYAGFSLEPPRAM, encoded by the coding sequence ATGGATCATTCTGGAACCGGTACGGAGTCTATCCACCCCTTCGACGCAATCATTGTCGGGGCTGGGTTCGCGGGCATGTACATGCTCTATCGCCTGCGACAGCTCGGGTTGTCGGTGCGCGTCTACGAGGCGGGCAGTGGAGTGGGCGGCGTGTGGTTCTGGAACCGCTACCCGGGCGCGCGCTGCGACATCGAGAGCATGAACTACTCCTACTCGTTCTCGCACGAGCTCGAGCAGGAATGGAAGTGGACCGAGAAGTACGCCACCCAGCCGGAGATCCTGCGCTACATCAACCACGTCGCGGACAGGTTCTCGCTGCGCGAGGACATCCAATTCAAGACGAGGGTGAGCGCCTCTGTCTTCAATGAGGCGACGAACCGGTGGGAGATCCAGACGGACGATGGCGCCCGTGCGTCCGCCAGGTTCTTGATCATGGCGACGGGCTGCATGTCCGCCGTGAACGTGCCCGACTTCAAGGGGCTCGAGTCCTTCCAGGGCAAGGCGTGGCACACCGCCAGATGGCCGGAGGAGGGGGTCGACTTCACTGGCCAACGCGTCGGTGTCATTGGCACGGGCTCGTCCGGCATCCAGGTCATTCCGAAGCTCGCCGAGCAGGCCGCCCACCTCTTCGTCTTCCAGCGCACCCCGAGCTTCAGCGTGCCCGCGCGCAATGCGCCCATCGATCCGGTCTACGAGTCGTGGATGAAGGCGAACTACGCCGACTACCGGCGCAGGGCCCGCGAGACGCGCGCCGGGGTCGTCATGGAGGTCAACCCGAAGTCCGCCCTGGAGGTGTCACCCGAGGAGCGGGAGCGGGAGTACATGGCTCGATGGGAGAAGGGGGGCACCGCCTTTCTCGCCACGTTCTCGGACGTGATGGCCCGTCGGGAAGCCAATGAAACGGCCGCGGAGTTCGTCCGTTCCCAGATTCGTGCAACGGTCCGTGACCCGGCGGTCGCCGCGGCCTTGTCTCCCTCGGGCTATCCCCTGGGCACCAAGCGGCTTTGTGTCGACACCGGCTACTACGAGACCTTCAATCGGGACAACGTCACCCTGGTCGACGTCAAGTTGTCTCCCCTCGAGGAAATCACTCCCAGGGGACTTCGGACGCGGAGCGCGGAGTACGAGCTGGACAGCATCGTGTTCGCGACGGGCTTCGATGCCTTCACGGGTGCCTTGTGCAACATCGACATCCGGGGGCGCGGCAACGCGTCATTGAAGCAGAAGTGGGCCGGGGGCCCGCGCACGTACCTCGGCCTGGCGATCGCCGGTTTCCCGAACCTGTTCACCATCACCGGCCCTGGCAGTCCCTCCGTGTTCAGCAATACCCTCGTGTCCATCGAGCAGCATGTGGAGTGGATCACGGGCTGCATCACGCACCTGCGAGAGCGCCACCTCGAGCGCATCGAGGCCACCGTCGAAGCGGAGGACGGGTGGGTGGCGCACGTCAAGGAGGTGGCTGACCGCACGCTCTATCCCCTGGCCAATTCCTGGTACATGGGGGCGAACATTCCTGGCAAGACACGCGTCCTCATGCCCTATGCCGGTGGAGTCGGGGCCTATCGCAAGAAGTGCGAGGAGATCGCCGCCCAGGGCTACGCGGGGTTCTCCCTTGAGCCACCGCGCGCGATGTGA